A window from Solanum stenotomum isolate F172 chromosome 7, ASM1918654v1, whole genome shotgun sequence encodes these proteins:
- the LOC125870311 gene encoding RING-H2 finger protein ATL16-like: MDAAASDKHMSIQVSQFLVSFKNQQNNNISVAHLTPMGAVSENGFPIIGVAMLGIMAIGFVLVSYYIFVTKCCINWQQFDPLRRFFNTRPRQYEDPLMAYTPSRESRGLDELVIREIPTFPYSKNRVGERSFRRCVVCLNEFKEDEMLRLLPKCSHAFHLDCIDIWLQNNASCPLCRTSISGTTTKHPIDMIVAPNSSPQDPHIPLLRRRSEMLGSEEDFVVIELSGELGTEAQNRSNSISTSTDSSSKFEQRIGKSEKEQTRKYSMMGDECINVRDKDALFSVEPIRRSFSMDSAADRHVYLSVQQMIRHNRQMISEMRNNGESSSRSIRKSIFSFGHRRSKTSVLPFES; the protein is encoded by the coding sequence ATGGATGCAGCAGCATCAGATAAACATATGTCCATTCAGGTATCCCAGTTTCTTGTTTCATTCAAAAACCAGCAGAACAACAACATTAGTGTAGCTCATTTAACTCCAATGGGTGCAGTTTCTGAAAACGGCTTCCCAATAATTGGCGTCGCGATGTTAGGAATCATGGCTATAGGATTCGTGCTAGTCAGTTACTACATCTTTGTAACAAAATGCTGCATCAACTGGCAACAGTTTGATCCTTTAAGACGCTTCTTCAATACGCGTCCACGCCAATATGAAGACCCTTTAATGGCTTATACACCATCAAGAGAAAGCAGAGGACTTGATGAATTGGTAATAAGAGAAATTCCAACTTTTCCATACAGCAAAAACAGAGTTGGTGAAAGAAGTTTTAGAAGATGTGTTGTTTGTTTGAATGAATTTAAAGAAGATGAAATGCTTAGACTTCTTCCAAAATGTAGCCATGCTTTCCATTTAGATTGCATTGATATTTGGCTTCAAAACAATGCTAGTTGCCCTCTTTGTAGAACTAGCATTTCAGGTACAACAACTAAACATCCGATTGATATGATTGTCGCGCCAAATTCATCCCCTCAAGATCCTCATATTCCGCTTCTGAGAAGAAGAAGTGAAATGTTAGGAAGTGAGGAAGATTTCGTAGTTATTGAATTGAGTGGTGAACTTGGAACAGAGGCGCAAAATAGAAGTAACTCTATTAGCACAAGTACTGACTCGTCGAGTAAATTTGAACAGAGGATTGGTAAGTCGGAGAAAGAACAAACAAGGAAGTATTCAATGATGGGAGATGAATGTATAAATGTAAGAGATAAAGATGCTCTGTTTTCAGTTGAGCCAATAAGAAGATCGTTTTCCATGGATTCAGCAGCAGATCGACATGTTTACTTATCAGTGCAACAGATGATACGTCATAATAGGCAGATGATCAGTGAGATGAGAAACAATGGGGAAAGTAGTAGCAGATCGATTCGAAAATCGATCTTTTCATTTGGACATAGAAGATCCAAGACATCAGTTTTACCTTTTGAATCTTAA